A DNA window from Helianthus annuus cultivar XRQ/B chromosome 15, HanXRQr2.0-SUNRISE, whole genome shotgun sequence contains the following coding sequences:
- the LOC110909525 gene encoding uncharacterized protein At5g39865 has product MGCTSSKQSVCRNCHAQHSPVRMSYSSLPNPSPQREHDDHHVVALTSTTLGYLLLDPSKKPSRLSQDLVVPRVRQEPVGGNVLEMNTKDFEVGVIEAKTWSKMIDEKIAKIVPKTPVLTPPGEPEMINAWEMMEGLDDSSPLPVPVPQLTSVELELEKQEQKQKRTHCVSFNYSPNSNTIDQPILPSGSNPDDTSNNINIKSLIKEEHDNAKTSLQTGENDQNVSRSKEKLILYFTSLRGVRKTYEDCCHVRVILKNSGVRVDERDVSMHSGFKEELKELLGDGYNGGGLPKVFVGKKYIGGGDEIRRFHDEYQLDKVLEGCEMVDDCGGNGGVGGGCEACGDIRFLPCDTCSGSCKVYYDVDSDVGEDEEVEESDCGFQRCPDCNENGLIRCPICCD; this is encoded by the coding sequence ATGGGTTGCACATCTTCTAAGCAATCGGTATGCCGGAACTGTCATGCTCAGCATTCTCCAGTTCGGATGAGCTATTCGTCGCTCCCGAACCCCTCTCCTCAACGCGAACACGACGACCACCATGTCGTCGCGCTCACCTCCACCACCCTCGGATACCTCTTGCTTGATCCGTCAAAGAAACCGAGCCGGTTGAGCCAGGATCTGGTGGTCCCACGCGTTCGACAAGAACCTGTTGGAGGAAATGTCCTGGAGATGAACACTAAAGACTTTGAAGTTGGGGTGATAGAAGCGAAGACGTGGTCGAAAATGATTGACGAAAAGATTGCGAAAATTGTTCCGAAAACGCCTGTTTTAACGCCTCCTGGTGAACCGGAGATGATAAATGCATGGGAGATGATGGAGGGCTTGGATGATTCAAGCCCTCTACCAGTTCCAGTTCCACAGTTAACATCAGTGGAACTGGAACTGGAAAAacaagaacaaaaacaaaaacgcACCCATTGCGTCTCGTTTAATTATAGTCCCAACTCGAATACCATTGATCAACCCATATTGCCATCCGGGTCAAACCCGGATGACACATCAAACAATATTAACATAAAGTCCTTGATCAAAGAAGAACATGACAATGCAAAGACATCATTACAAACCGGTGAAAATGATCAGAATGTATCGCGTAGCAAAGAGAAGTTGATTTTATACTTTACAAGCTTACGAGGAGTCCGAAAGACATACGAAGATTGTTGCCACGTTCGAGTGATTCTAAAGAACTCAGGTGTTCGAGTCGATGAACGCGATGTATCTATGCATTCGGGGTTCAAGGAGGAGTTGAAAGAGTTATTGGGTGATGGATATAATGGAGGGGGGTTGCCAAAGGTGTTTGTGGGGAAGAAATACATAGGTGGTGGTGATGAGATTAGGCGATTTCATGATGAATATCAGCTAGATAAGGTGTTAGAGGGTTGTGAAATGGTGGATGATTGCGGCGGTAATGGTGGTGTTGGCGGAGGTTGCGAGGCTTGTGGGGATATAAGATTTTTACCGTGTGATACGTGTTCGGGTAGTTGTAAGGTTTACTATGACGTGGACTCCGATGTTGGTGAGGATGAAGAAGTAGAAGAAAGTGATTGTGGGTTTCAAAGATGTCCTGATTGCAACGAAAATGGACTCATAAGGTGTCCGATTTGTTGCGACTAA